From Anopheles arabiensis isolate DONGOLA chromosome 3, AaraD3, whole genome shotgun sequence, a single genomic window includes:
- the LOC120904400 gene encoding uncharacterized protein LOC120904400, with translation MASLWLYILLFLNICFYTSGAEAKAPSRPAQPYHYDYSRIQETDQAWKCWKEGYRPPPATSNKIHEQGNGTVAEIERILRFDQSNTVLFLFSSNSDNQNLHTTFTVERNKLVRLSLDNAGLERLELALLGRENDCRLADLSVPRNRLRDLPTGVERLTALRKLDYSYNLLEEFKLDRLANAAGLKQLLLCHNRLERFVATEQVNLAALHKLDLSNNRLRALDASYWTMPQLETFHVDNNRHLTMIDGWTRAKFPLVKGFDPTGTNNWNQTWLKSVQ, from the exons ATGGCCTCCCTATGGCT TTATATTTTGCTGTTTCTCAACATTTGCTTTTACACCTCCGGAGCGGAAGCTAAAGCACCTTCCCGTCCGGCTCAGCCGTACCACTACGATTACAGCCGCATCCAGGAAACGGACCAGGCGTGGAAATGCTGGAAGGAAGGCTACAGACCACCACCGGCCACTTCCAACAAAATCCACGAGCAAGGCAACGGTACGGTGGCGGAAATCGAACGTATCCTGCGCTTCGATCAATCCAACACGGTCCTCTTCCTGTTCAGCAGCAACTCGGACAACCAGAATCTTCACACGACGTTCACAGTTGAGCGTAACAAGCTCGTCCGCCTATCGCTGGATAATGCGGGATTGGAGCGATTGGAGCTGGCGCTCCTCGGTCGTGAGAATGACTGCCGACTGGCGGACCTGTCCGTGCCTCGCAATCGGTTGCGCGATCTTCCCACCGGAGTGGAGCGACTCACTGCGCTTCGAAAGCTCGACTACAGCTACAACCTGCTGGAGGAGTTCAAGCTGGATCGTTTGGCGAATGCGGCGGGGCTGAAGCAACTCCTGCTTTGCCACAACCGATTGGAGCGCTTCGTCGCGACGGAGCAGGTGAATTTGGCAGCGCTGCACAAGCTAGACCTGTCGAACAATAGGCTGCGGGCGCTGGATGCGTCGTACTGGACGATGCCCCAGCTGGAAACGTTCCACGTCGATAATAATCGGCACCTGACGATGATTGACGGCTGGACGCGGGCAAAGTTTCCACTGGTGAAGGGTTTCGATCCGACCGGTACGAACAATTGGAACCAAACGTGGCTCAAGTCTGTGCAGTAA
- the LOC120904397 gene encoding zinc finger protein 583-like, producing the protein MERADSDPLVSSSSSGVTVLQYLLQNESTVPLVGGESRPTGNASSTSIGSAPSVQIYPCTHPGCKKLYLNAEHLKAHERYHNGDALRVGKQAAKEDNIVQEESKQEQHEQSDLLFLLQNGHMELLPDAHDNSDEIVEEELIEESSDDQDELRMREKSLVLQGANQIEKHFVVHEQLHSNETEFEDSIIEYDGGSDSEELHVVDANAQQDVVDDTEDDEYDDDNDGEDSFFGAPKQLTYSSKERKYACEWPHCDKTYIKVSHLRVHQRSHTGELPFACSWTGCRQRFARAETLNRHLVTHTSDRNHNCRWCEKRFHRRDHLLAHVRRHNLPNSEFQQLFPGVKVTKAVLKEEAPKPSTNPPIEEIPPTDTIPAATANSIVPDPRDPARTFRCSYESCTKSYTRQSHLKAHELLHTGTLPFHCPWENCGAAFARSYELSRHRRKHSGERKFVCHICQQAFIRSDHLSCHVKRHTFRAVRVKRCRGDVRVKLKVK; encoded by the coding sequence ATGGAACGTGCTGATTCCGACCCTCTGGTGTCGTCGTCTAGCTCCGGCGTTACCGTTTTACAGTATCTTTTGCAGAATGAGTCCACCGTACCTTTGGTTGGTGGAGAGAGCCGTCCCACTGGTAACGCAAGCTCCACATCGATTGGATCTGCCCCATCGGTACAAATATATCCCTGCACACATCCAGGCTGTAAGAAACTGTATTTAAACGCGGAACACCTGAAGGCGCATGAAAGGTACCACAATGGGGATGCCCTGCGCGTTGGAAAACAAGCCGCGAAGGAGGACAACATAGTACAGGAAGAGTCAAAGCAGGAACAACATGAGCAGAGTGATTTGCTATTTCTGCTACAAAACGGTCATATGGAATTGCTGCCCGACGCGCACGACAATTCGGATGAAATCGTAGAGGAAGAGCTTATCGAAGAGTCCTCGGATGATCAAGACGAACTACGAATGCGAGAAAAAAGCCTCGTTTTACAAGGTGCGAATCAAATTGAAAAGCATTTTGTGGTGCATGAGCAGCTTCATTCGAACGAGACCGAATTCGAGGATTCGATCATAGAGTACGACGGGGGATCCGATTCGGAAGAGCTTCATGTCGTCGATGCGAACGCACAGCAAGATGTTGTTGATGATACGGAAGACGACGagtatgatgatgataatgatggtgAGGACAGCTTTTTTGGCGCACCGAAACAGCTCACCTACTCCAGCAAGGAACGCAAATACGCCTGCGAATGGCCCCATTGTGATAAAACGTACATTAAGGTTTCGCACCTTCGGGTGCACCAACGGTCTCACACCGGCGAGCTACCCTTCGCATGTAGCTGGACCGGTTGCAGGCAACGGTTTGCGCGGGCCGAAACGCTGAACCGTCATCTGGTGACACACACGAGCGATCGCAATCACAACTGCCGATGGTGCGAGAAGCGCTTTCATCGGCGGGATCATCTGCTCGCCCACGTGCGTCGACACAATCTACCGAACAGTGAATTTCAGCAGCTTTTTCCCGGAGTTAAGGTGACCAAAGCTGTACTAAAAGAGGAAGCACCAAAGCCATCTACTAACCCACCGATAGAGGAAATCCCACCAACCGACACGAttcctgctgctactgctaacTCGATCGTTCCGGACCCCCGGGATCCAGCCAGAACGTTCCGCTGCTCGTACGAAAGCTGCACCAAAAGCTACACCCGCCAAAGCCATCTAAAAGCGCACGAACTGCTCCACACCGGTACGCTGCCATTTCACTGCCCGTGGGAAAACTGTGGGGCGGCTTTTGCCCGCTCGTACGAGCTGTCCCGCCACCGTCGGAAGCACTCGGGCGAGCGGAAGTTTGTGTGCCACATCTGCCAGCAAGCGTTCATACGCAGCGATCATCTTTCGTGCCACGTTAAGCGGCACACGTTTCGGGCGGTGCGTGTTAAACGCTGTCGGGGAGATGTGAGGGTAAAGCTGAAGGTCAAGTAG
- the LOC120904398 gene encoding uncharacterized protein LOC120904398 translates to MVRSVSCTNGGPQGCVATGAGPDDGTGETELAAAVAVASRLPNGTHWIADDGDSYNLGAFDQTNGAWPIRQPLPLPKWSARPVTPFVVDKLWQYEDLIGLIETKLQRMLEETHYNTANNFVDFYRAYRGAHRHGRGELRTHFQHYTIPINRRHHMCVSLAMEIVSRIAEHHPDIARLFYLVSCEEALDETDSYIQHCEENGIEYAGSTLEKEHAMVAMKIVVGGREGVLILDPGYHVARAVTVMKDQKYPHTGWFTQSDEPHCKREYSYALHDLSSDYITWTERMTRGAKQQYEESLVYVARPYRTAIDVTVRRNLVYNFRSLLSRDAKGRVCAGLYFPVVPNPHDAQVTLFYDNANGTQVKQKCKFAQFKDPETIPDPVLAHLENLAPQLRMKLGDLIDLMVDLAESVHDVEFVQQVLEINNNINELSADN, encoded by the exons ATGGTCCGCTCCGTATCATGCACCAACGGTGGCCCGCAGGGTTGCGTCGCAACCGGCGCCGGCCCCGACGATGGTACGGGCGAGACCGAACTGGCCGCCGCCGTCGCGGTCGCGTCCCGGCTGCCCAACGGCACCCACTGGATTGCGGACGATGGCGATAGCTACAATTTGGGCGCGTTCGATCAGACGAACGGTGCGTGGCCGATCCGgcagccgctgccgctgccgaaGTGGTCCGCCCGGCCGGTCACCCCGTTCGTCGTCGACAAGCTGTGGCAGTACGAGGATTTGATCGGGCTGATCGAAACCAAGCTGCAGCGGATGCTGGAGGAGACGCACTACAACACGGCGAACAACTTTGTGGATTTTTACCGGGCCTACCGGGGAGCTCACCGTCACGGCCGCGGTGAGCTGCGGACACATTTCCAGCACTACACCATCCCGATCAACCGTCGGCACCATATGTGTGTTAGTTTGGCAATGGAAATTGTGTCTAG AATCGCCGAACATCATCCGGACATTGCACGTCTGTTCTATCTGGTATCGTGCGAGGAAGCGCTTGACGAGACGGACTCGTACATCCAGCACTGCGAGGAGAACGGCATCGAGTACGCCGGGTCGACGCTGGAGAAGGAGCACGCGATGGTAGCGATGAAGATAGTGGTCGGGGGCCGCGAAGGTGTGCTGATCCTCGACCCGGGCTACCACGTGGCGCGCGCCGTCACCGTCATGAAGGACCAGAAGTACCCGCACACCGGCTGGTTCACGCAGTCGGACGAGCCGCACTGCAAGCGCGAGTACAGCTACGCCCTGCACGACCTCAGCAGCGACTACATCACCTGGACGGAGCGGATGACGCGCGGCGCCAAGCAGCAGTACGAGGAGTCGCTGGTGTACGTTGCGCGCCCGTACCGCACCGCCATCGATGTGACCGTGCGCCGCAACCTGGTGTACAACTTCCGCTCGCTGCTGTCCCGCGACGCGAAGGGACGGGTGTGCGCCGGGCTGTACTTCCCGGTCGTGCCGAACCCGCACGATGCGCAGGTGACGCTGTTCTACGACAACGCGAACGGCACGCAGGTGAAGCAGAAGTGCAAGTTTGCACAGTTCAAAGATCCGGAAACG ATTCCTGACCCGGTATTGGCCCATCTGGAGAATTTGGCCCCCCAGCTGCGCATGAAGCTCGGCGACCTGATCGACCTGATGGTGGATCTGGCCGAGTCCGTGCACGACGTCGAGTTCGTGCAGCAGGTGCTCGAGattaacaacaacatcaacgagCTGTCGGCAGATAATTAA